In Shouchella patagoniensis, the following are encoded in one genomic region:
- a CDS encoding glycine betaine ABC transporter substrate-binding protein, with protein sequence MNWKHVGMTTGLTLAVTLAACGSDDNNDTGQGSVEDEADMLSQEDIAENLTSITGIEPGSGVMTATENAIEEYNLDLELDDMGSAYMTQVLDTAISNHEPVVVTGWTPHWKFEAFDLKYLEDPENVFGDGENINTLTRTGLQEDMPEAYQVLDNFFWEPEDMETVMLDIEEGTDDRDAALNWIEDNRDTVDEWIAGVDEVDNVDISLTLVNWATEIASTNVIAAVLEEVGYNVSLTDLEPAFMFQALANGEADASVAAWLPLTHSNYMDDLGDQMEDLGPNLEGAVIGLVVPEYMDIDSIDQLPTAE encoded by the coding sequence ATGAATTGGAAACACGTAGGTATGACAACAGGTTTGACACTCGCTGTAACGCTTGCAGCTTGTGGCTCAGACGATAACAATGATACTGGGCAAGGATCCGTTGAAGATGAAGCGGATATGCTTTCGCAAGAAGATATTGCAGAAAACTTAACAAGTATTACAGGGATCGAGCCTGGTTCTGGTGTTATGACTGCAACAGAAAATGCAATTGAAGAATATAATCTTGATTTAGAATTAGATGACATGGGAAGCGCGTATATGACGCAAGTCCTTGATACAGCAATTAGCAATCACGAGCCAGTTGTTGTAACAGGTTGGACACCTCATTGGAAATTTGAAGCATTTGATCTTAAGTACTTAGAAGATCCAGAGAACGTATTTGGTGATGGAGAAAACATCAACACGTTAACTCGCACAGGTTTACAAGAAGATATGCCTGAAGCATATCAAGTACTTGATAACTTCTTCTGGGAACCAGAAGATATGGAAACAGTTATGCTCGATATCGAAGAAGGCACGGATGACCGTGACGCTGCATTAAATTGGATTGAAGACAACCGCGACACAGTGGATGAGTGGATTGCTGGTGTTGATGAAGTGGATAATGTAGATATTTCATTAACACTTGTTAACTGGGCAACTGAAATTGCTTCTACAAATGTTATTGCTGCTGTTCTTGAAGAAGTAGGTTACAATGTATCACTAACTGATCTTGAGCCGGCATTCATGTTCCAAGCACTAGCGAATGGTGAGGCTGATGCAAGTGTTGCTGCTTGGTTACCATTAACACACAGTAATTACATGGATGATCTTGGAGATCAAATGGAGGATCTTGGACCAAACCTTGAAGGTGCTGTTATTGGTCTTGTTGTTCCTGAATATATGGATATTGATTCAATTGATCAACTTCCAACAGCTGAATAG
- a CDS encoding YgaP family membrane protein yields MEKNLNLNQALCRLAAGLAILTFAGAKRSRQPSIFSFALVCCGALKTAEGILRYCPLISIRRRKLHTHKQPADTINPS; encoded by the coding sequence ATGGAGAAGAATTTGAATCTAAACCAAGCACTTTGCCGACTTGCAGCTGGTCTTGCTATTCTTACCTTCGCAGGTGCGAAACGATCTCGTCAGCCTTCTATTTTTTCATTCGCATTGGTTTGTTGTGGAGCACTTAAAACAGCAGAAGGCATACTACGTTACTGTCCTCTTATTTCAATACGTAGACGAAAACTTCATACTCACAAGCAACCAGCCGATACAATAAATCCATCTTGA
- a CDS encoding adenine deaminase C-terminal domain-containing protein, with protein MTTERIHRWTKTRLREHLSVVKGERPPTLVLKDATYLNHARRKWIEANIWIADDQIVYVGKEMPELLGDAEVVDCKNQYIVPGYIEHHAHPFQLYNPHSLAKYASERGTTTLINDNLVYFLNLEKKKALSLIEKLEELPTTMYWWTRYDSQSELLKDEMFSNSKIKAWLEHHLVVQGGELTSWPKVLQGDDTILHWMQETTRLRKPIEGHLPGASEKTLSQMALLGVTCDHEAITGEEVVRRLDLGYTVSLRHSSIRPDLPRLFEELRELGVDYFGRCLMTTDGSPPSFYEEGVMNQCIQIALDAGLDPVDAYGMVTYYVARYYNVDHKLGMIAPGRIAHLNFLSDKNNPTPISVLAKGQWVMRDGQPVEKEAPFNWKDYGIEPIKIDWELKEEELHFSMPMGIEMTNAVILKPYQTMLETAASELSTDHDESFFAMIDKKGKWLVTTTLKGFSTSVMGLASSYNYTGDIILIGKSLRSMVQAFNELKKQGGGLVLVENDEVIDQIQLPLLGMMSDASMEEIMEQERSFVNKLRARGYTHEDPIYSLQFFSSTHLPYIRVTQRGIYDVRKKRILFPAIMR; from the coding sequence ATGACAACAGAGCGAATACATCGTTGGACCAAAACACGGTTGCGTGAGCACTTAAGTGTTGTGAAAGGTGAACGCCCACCAACGCTTGTATTAAAAGATGCAACCTATTTAAATCACGCACGACGTAAATGGATCGAAGCAAATATATGGATTGCTGATGATCAAATTGTATACGTTGGTAAAGAGATGCCGGAATTGTTAGGTGATGCAGAGGTCGTTGACTGTAAGAATCAATACATTGTCCCAGGATATATTGAACATCACGCCCACCCTTTCCAATTGTATAATCCCCATAGCTTGGCGAAGTATGCATCGGAAAGAGGAACGACTACACTGATCAATGACAACCTAGTTTATTTTTTGAACTTAGAAAAAAAGAAAGCGCTTTCTTTAATTGAGAAACTGGAAGAATTACCGACAACGATGTATTGGTGGACTCGTTATGATTCACAATCGGAATTATTAAAGGATGAGATGTTTTCGAACTCTAAAATTAAAGCTTGGCTTGAGCATCATTTAGTTGTTCAAGGTGGAGAGTTAACGTCTTGGCCAAAAGTGTTGCAAGGTGATGATACAATCTTACATTGGATGCAAGAAACAACAAGATTGCGCAAGCCAATTGAAGGTCATTTACCTGGTGCTTCGGAAAAAACGTTATCTCAAATGGCACTACTTGGGGTCACTTGCGATCATGAAGCGATTACTGGTGAAGAGGTTGTACGTCGGCTTGATTTAGGTTATACAGTCTCATTGCGTCATTCGTCAATTCGACCAGATTTGCCTCGCTTATTTGAAGAGTTAAGGGAACTTGGAGTGGATTACTTTGGGCGTTGCTTAATGACAACAGATGGTTCACCGCCTTCTTTCTATGAAGAAGGTGTTATGAATCAGTGTATTCAGATTGCACTTGATGCTGGCCTTGATCCAGTTGATGCGTATGGGATGGTCACTTATTATGTCGCTCGATACTACAATGTTGATCATAAGTTAGGGATGATTGCACCTGGGCGCATCGCACACTTAAACTTCTTGAGTGATAAAAACAACCCAACTCCGATTAGTGTGTTAGCAAAAGGGCAGTGGGTTATGCGCGATGGTCAGCCAGTGGAGAAGGAAGCACCATTTAACTGGAAAGATTATGGCATTGAGCCAATTAAGATTGATTGGGAATTAAAAGAAGAAGAGTTGCACTTTTCAATGCCAATGGGAATTGAGATGACTAATGCCGTTATTTTAAAGCCATATCAGACGATGTTAGAAACGGCAGCAAGTGAGCTTAGTACGGATCATGATGAATCGTTTTTTGCAATGATTGATAAAAAAGGTAAATGGCTTGTCACAACCACTCTAAAAGGGTTTTCAACGTCAGTGATGGGTCTTGCAAGTTCCTATAACTACACAGGAGATATCATTTTAATCGGAAAATCACTCAGGTCAATGGTGCAAGCGTTTAATGAATTAAAAAAGCAAGGTGGCGGACTGGTGCTCGTTGAGAATGATGAAGTCATTGATCAAATTCAATTGCCTTTACTCGGCATGATGTCGGATGCATCGATGGAAGAGATTATGGAACAAGAGCGGTCGTTTGTGAACAAACTGCGTGCTCGTGGTTATACACATGAAGATCCAATTTACAGTTTGCAGTTCTTTTCTTCGACGCATTTGCCTTATATTCGAGTAACACAACGTGGAATCTACGATGTTCGAAAGAAAAGAATTTTATTTCCAGCGATTATGCGGTAG
- a CDS encoding YerC/YecD family TrpR-related protein — MQINKLRGKELDQLFNSILALKNLEEAYEFFDDLCTINEIQSLAQRLEVARMLRDGYTYHKIETETGASTATISRVKRCLNYGNDAYRLTLDRIEAQEETQE; from the coding sequence TTGCAAATCAATAAATTACGCGGCAAAGAGCTAGATCAATTATTTAATTCGATCTTGGCCCTGAAAAACTTAGAGGAAGCGTATGAGTTTTTTGATGACTTGTGTACAATTAATGAGATTCAATCGTTAGCACAACGGCTTGAAGTAGCTCGCATGCTTCGAGATGGCTACACTTACCATAAAATTGAAACCGAAACCGGGGCCAGCACAGCGACTATTTCGAGAGTGAAACGTTGTTTAAACTATGGTAATGATGCTTATCGATTGACACTTGATCGGATTGAAGCACAAGAGGAAACACAAGAATAA